One Helicobacter cetorum MIT 00-7128 DNA window includes the following coding sequences:
- a CDS encoding glycosyltransferase family 25 protein — protein MEVRIISLKSSPRYEKMQELCKNPPHNLAKDFQFSIFDAISPSSPCFEGLKSKHYHKNYLKESDWVYCKRGAELEPNELGCYMSHFLLWQECVNKNTPIIICEDDIIFEESFKQAIRECVQSPFDLVRLHAEYWGYRGGTFQKVLPRIENEPLYMTSKESLSIVDSIKRFLRKDCFNLYQILRRCYYPLSMFEKEIFLSEHFYMSSLYFNSSACYYLTPKGAKTLIEKAVIFCEPLDIFLSNTFKHKLPNVVYVPLCVRFNEMSLVTTIVLSKKIKKVFSYAPKRLIMPIINLMHRLQAYRQSKKAFEKYRKK, from the coding sequence ATTTAGCTAAAGATTTTCAATTTAGTATTTTTGATGCCATTAGTCCTAGCTCGCCTTGTTTTGAAGGCTTAAAATCAAAGCATTATCATAAAAACTATCTTAAAGAAAGCGATTGGGTCTATTGCAAAAGGGGGGCTGAGCTAGAACCCAATGAATTGGGTTGTTATATGAGCCATTTTTTATTGTGGCAAGAATGCGTGAATAAAAATACTCCTATCATTATTTGTGAAGATGACATTATTTTTGAAGAATCTTTTAAGCAAGCAATAAGAGAGTGCGTTCAAAGCCCCTTTGATTTAGTGCGTTTGCATGCAGAGTATTGGGGCTATAGGGGAGGGACTTTTCAAAAAGTCTTACCAAGAATTGAAAATGAACCCCTTTATATGACCTCTAAAGAAAGCTTGAGTATAGTTGATTCTATCAAGCGTTTTTTGAGAAAAGATTGTTTCAACCTCTATCAAATCTTAAGGCGTTGCTACTACCCTTTAAGCATGTTTGAAAAAGAAATTTTTTTGAGCGAACATTTTTATATGAGTAGTTTATATTTTAATTCTAGTGCTTGTTATTATTTAACTCCAAAGGGCGCAAAAACTTTAATAGAAAAAGCCGTTATTTTTTGCGAACCATTAGATATATTTTTATCCAATACTTTTAAACATAAATTACCAAATGTGGTTTATGTGCCTTTATGTGTAAGATTTAATGAAATGAGTTTAGTAACTACAATTGTTTTATCTAAAAAAATTAAAAAAGTCTTTTCTTATGCACCCAAGCGTTTGATAATGCCAATTATCAATCTTATGCATCGTTTGCAAGCTTATCGCCAATCTAAAAAGGCTTTTGAGAAATATAGAAAGAAATAA